A part of Populus alba chromosome 8, ASM523922v2, whole genome shotgun sequence genomic DNA contains:
- the LOC118053761 gene encoding probable pectate lyase 5, which produces MAIPLSLSILLLILAPNFISCSPVQDPELVVEEVHRSINASRRKLGFLSCGTGNPIDDCWRCDPKWETNRQRLADCAIGFGKHAIGGRDGKIYVVTDPGNDDPVNPKPGTLRHAVIQDEPLWIIFARDMVIKLKEELIMNSFKTIDGRGASVHIAGGPCITIQYVTNIIIHGLNIHDCKQGGNAYVRDSPGHYGWRTISDGDGVSIFGGSHVWVDHCSLSNCNDGLIDAIHGSTAITISNNYLTHHNKVMLLGHSDSYKQDKNMQVTIAFNHFGEGLVQRMPRCRHGYFHVVNNDYSHWKMYAIGGSADPTINSQGNRFLAPNDRFNKEVTKHEDAPQSEWKGWNWRSEGDLLLNGAFFTASGAGASSSYAKASSLGARPSSLVSSITAGAGSLACKKGSRC; this is translated from the exons ATGGCAATCCCACTCTCTCTCTCGATCCTCCTGCTTATTCTAGCTCCAAATTTTATTTCCTGTTCGCCAGTTCAAGATCCTGAATTGGTAGTGGAGGAAGTACACAG GAGCATCAACGCCTCTAGAAGAAAATTGGGTTTCCTTTCTTGTGGAACCGGCAATCCAATAGACGATTGCTGGAGGTGTGACCCCAAATGGGAGACGAATCGGCAGCGATTAGCAGATTGTGCAATTGGGTTCGGTAAGCATGCTATCGGTGGCAGGGACGGTAAGATATATGTAGTGACAGACCCCGGGAACGATGACCCTGTGAATCCCAAGCCAGGCACTCTCAGGCATGCTGTTATACAGGATGAGCCTTTGTGGATCATTTTCGCTCGAGACATGGTGATCAAGCTGAAGGAGGAGCTGATCATGAACTCCTTCAAGACGATCGATGGAAGAGGAGCCAGTGTGCACATTGCTGGTGGTCCATGCATCACTATACAGTATGTGACCAACATTATAATTCACGGTCTCAATATTCATGATTGTAAGCAAGGAGGGAATGCTTATGTGAGGGATTCCCCAGGTCATTATGGATGGAGGACTATCTCGGACGGTGATGGGGTGTCGATATTCGGAGGCAGCCATGTGTGGGTGGATCATTGCTCTTTATCCAATTGCAATGATGGGTTGATTGATGCGATTCATGGATCCACAGCCATAACAATCTCGAACAATTACTTGACCCATCACAACAAGGTCATGCTCTTGGGCCATAGTGATAGCTATAAACAAGACAAGAACATGCAAGTCACCATTGCCTTCAACCACTTCGGAGAAGGGCTTGTGCAGAGAATGCCAAG GTGTAGACATGGATATTTCCACGTGGTAAACAACGACTACTCACATTGGAAAATGTACGCAATTGGAGGCAGTGCTGATCCTACAATTAACAGCCAAGGCAATAGGTTTCTTGCTCCCAATGACAGATTTAATAAAGAG GTAACTAAACATGAGGATGCACCACAAAGTGAATGGAAGGGCTGGAACTGGAGGTCTGAAGGGGATTTGTTGTTAAACGGGGCATTCTTCACAGCATCAGGAGCTGGAGCTTCCTCTAGTTACGCCAAGGCATCCAGCTTAGGTGCAAGACCATCTTCCTTGGTTAGCTCCATCACAGCAGGAGCAGGTTCACTTGCTTGCAAGAAGGGTTCCCGTTGCTGA
- the LOC118053748 gene encoding photosystem II reaction center proteins PsbY, chloroplastic, which produces MAATMAILSARCLSINANKNTNPIKPPTKPIYLLAMENLPKGLTISKPADNTALAGTAIAGAIFTVLSSCEPAFAAQQIAEIAEGDNRGLALLLPLIPAIAWVLFNILQPALNQVNRMRETRGVIIGLGLGGLAASGFVSTPDASASEISMIAEATSDSRGTLLLLVVAPAILWVLYNILQPALNQINRMRS; this is translated from the coding sequence ATGGCCGCAACCATGGCAATACTCAGTGCAAGGTGCTTGAGCATCAACGCCAACAAGAATACCAACCCCATCAAGCCACCAACAAAACCCATCTACCTTCTCGCCATGGAAAACCTCCCAAAGGGTCTAACCATCTCAAAACCAGCTGATAACACAGCCCTAGCTGGAACTGCTATTGCAGGTGCTATCTTCACCGTCTTGAGCTCATGTGAGCCTGCTTTTGCTGCACAGCAAATAGCTGAAATAGCAGAAGGTGACAACCGCGGTTTAGCTCTCTTGCTGCCGCTAATACCAGCCATAGCCTGGGTGCTGTTCAACATCCTCCAACCAGCACTTAACCAAGTTAACCGAATGCGTGAGACCAGGGGGGTGATCATCGGGCTTGGACTTGGTGGGTTGGCTGCATCAGGTTTCGTGTCAACGCCAGATGCATCAGCCAGTGAGATTTCCATGATTGCTGAAGCAACAAGTGACAGCAGGGGTACGCTTCTGTTGCTTGTCGTTGCTCCTGCTATTCTTTGGGTGCTCTACAATATTCTACAGCCAGCTTTGAACCAAATCAACAGGATGAGGTCCTAG
- the LOC118053752 gene encoding ALBINO3-like protein 1, chloroplastic, giving the protein MASSLSCTTPNLIPLSLPFIDRTKTCTSLPIHPPHLPKPLIPRGSLCVARFGFRPGLFPDPDNAEAVIKNLFGRAESIIYTIADAAVSNPEQVVDSSTKQNGDWLSGITSCLESTLKVLKDGLSALHVPYAYGFAIILLTVLVKAATFPLSKKQVESAMAMRSLQPQIKAVQQLYAGDQERIQLETARLYKLAGINPLAGCLPTLATIPVWIGLYRALSNVANEGLLTEGFFWIPSLAGPTTIAERQNGSGISWLFPFVDGQPPIGWSDTVAYLVLPAMLVVLQYMSVQIMQSSQSDDPNVKNSQAITKFLPLMIGYFSLSVPSGLSLYWLTNNILSTIQQVWLQKLGGAKNPVTKFSNDIVKEDQLQIQKPISELKPMQTKTRQEEKLTPEGSRPGERFKQLKEQEARRRQQREEEERTAEEAAGRGSQMENNEHDSSSFIRGNGNSPVGAAVIDDASTAAIHDSSALKVVNGDLSGQDQKQDGETNSVVEKSEVSAPTEDYQAKRE; this is encoded by the exons ATGGCCTCTTCTCTTTCATGTACAACACCAAACCTAatccctctctccctcccttTTATCGACCGAACCAAAACCTGTACCTCTCTCCCCATCCACCCGCCTCACCTTCCCAAACCATTAATTCCTCGCGGTTCTCTCTGCGTAGCCCGGTTCGGTTTCAGACCGGGTCTCTTTCCTGACCCGGATAACGCGGAGGCTGTGATCAAGAACTTGTTTGGTAGAGCAGAGAGTATTATTTACACAATTGCCGATGCTGCCGTCTCCAATCCCGAACAGGTCGTGGATAGTAGCACCAAACAGAACGGTGATTGGCTTTCTGGTATCACTTCCTGTCTCGAGAGTACTTTAAAG GTCTTGAAAGATGGGTTATCTGCTTTGCATGTACCGTATGCTTATGGTTTTGCTATTATACTCTTGACTGTTCTTGTCAAGGCTGCTACATTTCCTTTGAGTAAGAAACAG GTGGAATCTGCCATGGCTATGCGATCTTTGCAACCGCAAATTAAGGCTGTTCAACAACTCTATGCTGGTGATCAG GAGAGGATTCAACTTGAGACTGCTCGGTTGTACAAGCTAGCTGGCATAAACCCACTAGCtg GATGTCTCCCCACACTTGCCACAATTCCAGTGTGGATTGGACTCTATAGAGCCCTTTCAAATGTAGCAAATGAG GGACTCCTCACAGAAGGCTTCTTTTGGATACCCTCCCTGGCCGGTCCAACTACAATTGCTGAACGTCAAAATGGCAGCGGAATCTCTTGGCTTTTCCCTTTTGTA GATGGACAACCACCCATTGGATGGTCAGATACTGTGGCATATCTTGTTTTGCCTGCCATGTTGGTTGTCTTGCAATACATGTCCGTCCAAATTATGCAATCATCACAG AGCGATGATCCAAATGTGAAGAATTCTCAAGCAATAACAAAGTTCCTTCCATTAATGATTGGTTACTTTTCTCTTTCAGTTCCTTCTGGTCTCAGCCTTTATTG GCTCACAAATAACATATTAAGCACAATACAACAGGTGTGGCTTCAAAAGTTAGGGGGTGCAAAAAATCCTGTGACGAAGTTCAGTAATGATATTGTTAAAGAAGACCAACTGCAGATTCAGAAACCTATCTCTGAATTAAAACCCATGCAAACTAAGACCAGGCAAGAAGAAAAGTTGACGCCAGAAGGGTCGCGTCCTGGTGAAAG ATTCAAGCAATTAAAGGAACAAGAGGCAAGGAGAAGGcaacaaagagaagaagaggagaggaCAGCCGAAGAGGCTGCAGGTAGAGGAAGTCAAATGGAAAATAATGAGCACGACAGCAGTTCATTTATCAGAGGAAATGGAAACAGTCCAGTTGGTGCTGCTGTAATTGATGACGCATCTACAGCAGCTATTCATGATTCCTCTGCTCTTAAGGTTGTAAATGGTGATCTATCTGGCCAGGACCAGAAGCAAGATGGGGAAACAAATTCCGTAGTAGAAAAAAGTGAAGTTTCCGCTCCTACTGAG GATTATCAAGCCAAAAGAGAGTGA